A single window of Hymenobacter sp. APR13 DNA harbors:
- a CDS encoding PQQ-dependent sugar dehydrogenase: MKHLTFPGPVAALLLLASCNQGQPATDTPANTPAQTVATPDSATQPAATAPALPEPYATKSATKRSKVIGWPAGKTPVVPAGFVITEYAGSFNSPRWAYITPNGDVLVAESNTVPTSFKKKVAAKLELDTSKSLKETSANRITLLRDTNKDGKPDVRETFLANLNQPLGMLVLGDYFYVANTDGVVRYAYKAGQTKITGPGQKILELPAGGYNNHWTRNLLANADGSKIYVSVGSGSNVAEHGMENEQRRANILEINPDGSGEKIYAAGLRNPVGMDWAPGTKTLWTAVNERDELGDDLVPDYLTSVQPGAFYGWPYAYFGPKEDPRRKGERPDLVKKTLVPEVALGPHTASLGLAFYKGQTFPTRYQQGAFVGQHGSWNRSEFTGYKVVFVPFAGGKPAGKMEDFVTGFIANAGEKEVYGRPVGVTTMPDGSLLVLDDAGNKVWRVAASKS, translated from the coding sequence ATGAAACACCTGACTTTTCCGGGGCCGGTAGCGGCTCTGCTGCTGCTGGCATCCTGCAACCAGGGCCAGCCCGCCACCGATACCCCCGCCAACACGCCCGCCCAGACGGTAGCCACGCCCGATTCTGCCACCCAACCCGCTGCCACCGCGCCGGCTTTGCCCGAGCCCTACGCCACCAAATCGGCTACCAAGCGCAGCAAGGTGATTGGCTGGCCGGCCGGCAAAACGCCGGTAGTGCCCGCCGGCTTCGTGATTACGGAGTATGCCGGCAGCTTCAACAGCCCGCGCTGGGCCTATATCACGCCCAACGGCGACGTGCTGGTAGCCGAGTCCAACACGGTGCCGACTTCCTTCAAGAAGAAGGTGGCCGCCAAGCTGGAGCTGGATACCTCGAAATCTCTGAAGGAAACCAGCGCCAACCGCATTACGCTGCTGCGCGACACCAACAAGGATGGTAAGCCAGACGTGCGCGAAACCTTCCTGGCCAACCTCAATCAGCCGCTGGGCATGCTGGTGCTCGGCGACTATTTCTACGTGGCCAACACCGACGGCGTAGTGCGCTACGCCTACAAAGCCGGCCAGACGAAAATCACGGGTCCGGGCCAGAAAATATTGGAACTGCCCGCCGGCGGCTACAATAACCACTGGACCCGCAACCTGCTGGCCAACGCTGACGGTTCGAAAATCTACGTGAGTGTGGGCTCAGGCTCCAATGTGGCCGAGCATGGCATGGAAAACGAGCAGCGCCGCGCCAATATCTTGGAGATAAACCCCGATGGCAGCGGCGAGAAAATCTACGCTGCCGGCCTGCGCAACCCCGTGGGCATGGACTGGGCGCCCGGAACCAAAACGCTTTGGACGGCCGTGAATGAGCGCGACGAACTCGGCGACGACCTCGTGCCCGACTACCTGACCAGCGTGCAGCCCGGCGCCTTCTACGGCTGGCCCTATGCCTATTTCGGCCCCAAGGAAGACCCGCGCCGCAAAGGCGAGCGGCCCGATCTGGTGAAGAAGACGCTGGTGCCCGAAGTGGCGCTGGGGCCGCACACGGCTTCGCTGGGGCTGGCGTTCTACAAGGGCCAGACGTTCCCGACCCGCTACCAGCAGGGCGCTTTTGTGGGCCAGCACGGCTCCTGGAACCGCTCGGAGTTTACGGGCTACAAAGTGGTATTCGTGCCGTTTGCGGGCGGTAAGCCAGCCGGCAAGATGGAAGACTTCGTGACCGGCTTCATTGCCAACGCCGGCGAAAAGGAAGTGTACGGCCGCCCGGTAGGCGTCACGACGATGCCCGACGGCTCGCTGCTGGTGCTCGACGATGCCGGCAACAAAGTGTGGCGCGTGGCGGCCAGCAAAAGCTAG
- a CDS encoding TraB/GumN family protein produces MRLFRKTAFAAALLLTSLTASAQKKNTKAPAKAQPAATAATANSLLWEVSGKGLSAPSYVFGTIHMICPADMQMPETVKQAVSSSKQVVLEMDMDDPTMAQQAQAGMLMSGGQTLQTLMSPADYAAFGTYLQAKAGLPIDKVGAIKPFFLGSMLMPAVMGCQPASYEAAFMKMAQEQKKEVLGLETMQDQLGVFDKIPYAAQSKMLTDMVTQEAAMKQEMQQMVGLYKTQQVEALREMSSKSLFGFTEYNGLLLDDRNQRWIASIEKMAASQPTFFAVGAAHLGGPKGVLALLRQQGYQVKAVQ; encoded by the coding sequence ATGCGTCTGTTTCGCAAAACCGCCTTCGCCGCTGCCCTGCTGCTGACTTCGCTCACTGCTTCGGCCCAGAAAAAAAACACCAAAGCGCCCGCCAAGGCCCAGCCTGCGGCTACGGCTGCCACGGCCAACTCGCTGCTGTGGGAAGTATCAGGCAAGGGCCTGAGCGCGCCTTCCTATGTGTTCGGCACCATCCACATGATTTGCCCGGCCGACATGCAGATGCCCGAAACGGTGAAGCAAGCAGTGAGCAGCAGCAAGCAAGTGGTGCTGGAAATGGACATGGACGACCCCACGATGGCCCAGCAGGCCCAGGCCGGCATGCTGATGAGCGGCGGCCAGACCCTGCAGACCCTCATGTCGCCGGCCGACTACGCCGCCTTTGGCACCTACCTGCAGGCCAAAGCCGGCTTGCCCATCGACAAGGTGGGAGCTATCAAGCCGTTTTTCCTAGGTTCGATGCTGATGCCGGCCGTGATGGGCTGCCAGCCTGCCAGCTACGAGGCCGCGTTCATGAAAATGGCCCAGGAGCAGAAAAAGGAAGTGCTGGGCCTGGAAACCATGCAGGACCAACTCGGCGTCTTCGACAAAATCCCGTACGCCGCCCAAAGCAAGATGCTGACCGATATGGTAACCCAGGAGGCTGCCATGAAGCAGGAAATGCAGCAGATGGTGGGCCTCTACAAAACGCAGCAGGTGGAAGCCCTGCGCGAAATGAGCAGCAAAAGCCTGTTCGGCTTCACCGAGTATAACGGCTTGCTGCTCGATGACCGCAACCAGCGCTGGATTGCCAGCATCGAGAAAATGGCAGCCAGCCAGCCCACGTTTTTTGCGGTAGGCGCAGCTCACCTCGGTGGCCCCAAAGGCGTGCTGGCGCTGCTTCGCCAGCAGGGCTACCAAGTGAAGGCCGTTCAGTAG
- a CDS encoding spermidine synthase: protein MLTFLRRYLSYLIPLTRITTSAINGPLEVTWYRGRKLLDTRHANYSYGSLQRVLRYGLLFVAPETAQQLLLLGLGGGSVVETLRKEHPAAGHLTAVELDPTIIQLADTEFGIRPSPDLAIVCADAFAWVRTAPATAFDLIIIDLFIDLDLPAGLRTEEFWQQIWRLLTPGGRVLANTLTAAHLQVAGQELAEFLPQLGFGVKEVEVELLNRLLILEKPLA from the coding sequence ATGCTGACCTTCCTTCGCCGCTACCTGAGCTACCTGATTCCCCTGACCCGCATTACCACGTCGGCCATCAACGGGCCGCTGGAAGTGACGTGGTACCGGGGCCGCAAGCTGCTGGACACGCGCCACGCCAACTACTCCTACGGCTCGCTGCAGCGGGTGCTGCGCTACGGGCTGCTGTTTGTGGCGCCCGAAACGGCCCAGCAACTGCTGCTGCTGGGGCTGGGCGGCGGCTCCGTAGTGGAAACCCTGCGCAAGGAGCACCCCGCCGCCGGCCACCTCACCGCCGTCGAGCTCGACCCCACCATCATCCAGCTGGCTGATACGGAATTCGGTATCCGCCCGAGCCCCGACCTGGCCATCGTGTGCGCCGATGCCTTTGCCTGGGTGCGCACGGCCCCGGCCACCGCCTTCGACCTGATTATTATTGACCTGTTCATTGACCTCGACCTGCCCGCCGGCCTCCGCACCGAGGAGTTCTGGCAGCAGATCTGGCGGCTGCTCACGCCTGGCGGCCGGGTGCTGGCCAATACGCTTACGGCTGCGCACCTGCAGGTGGCGGGGCAGGAATTAGCCGAGTTTCTGCCGCAGCTGGGCTTTGGGGTGAAGGAAGTGGAAGTGGAGCTGCTGAACCGCTTATTGATTCTGGAAAAGCCGCTGGCGTAG
- a CDS encoding DedA family protein, translating to MEILKHLLDFILHLDKHLAEIIQDYGAWTYAILFLIIFVETGVVVLPFLPGDSLLFAAGSLAALPGSPLNVWAMMGLLIVAAVLGDTLNYHIGDYLGPRVFRENSRFLKREHLERTQAFYQKHGAKTIILARFIPIIRTFAPFVAGVGTMSYTKFLSYNVVGAVLWVSLLTLAGYFFGQMEIVQKNFSLVVLAIIALSVLPAVIEFFKSRRAAA from the coding sequence ATGGAAATTCTGAAGCATCTGCTCGACTTCATTCTGCACCTCGATAAGCACTTGGCTGAAATCATTCAGGACTACGGCGCCTGGACGTATGCCATCCTGTTCCTCATCATCTTCGTGGAAACCGGCGTGGTGGTGCTGCCCTTCCTGCCCGGCGACTCGCTGCTGTTCGCGGCCGGCTCGCTGGCCGCGCTGCCTGGCTCGCCCCTGAACGTATGGGCCATGATGGGCCTGCTCATCGTGGCCGCCGTGCTTGGCGACACGCTCAACTATCACATCGGCGACTATCTGGGGCCGCGTGTGTTCCGCGAAAACTCCCGCTTCCTGAAACGTGAGCACTTGGAGCGCACCCAGGCGTTTTATCAGAAGCACGGGGCTAAAACCATCATTCTGGCCCGTTTCATCCCCATCATCCGCACGTTTGCGCCGTTTGTGGCGGGCGTGGGCACCATGAGCTACACCAAGTTTCTGAGCTACAACGTAGTGGGCGCGGTGCTGTGGGTGTCGCTCCTCACGCTGGCCGGCTACTTCTTCGGGCAGATGGAAATTGTGCAGAAAAACTTCTCGCTGGTGGTGCTGGCCATTATTGCGCTGTCGGTGCTGCCGGCCGTTATTGAGTTCTTCAAGTCGCGCCGGGCTGCTGCCTAG
- a CDS encoding shikimate dehydrogenase family protein, whose amino-acid sequence MPAFGLIGLTLKHSFSQTYFSQKFANLDLSDHRYELFELPAITALPALLAREPELRGLNVTIPYKEQVWPFLNEVAPSAARVGAVNVIEFAAEGRLIGHNTDYIGFRDSLRGFLPRPVPPGLRALVLGSGGASKAVEVALRELGISYWVVSRNPMGSGLTYQELTPTVLADHPLIINTTPLGTYPDTEQCPPLNYAALTPRHYLYDLIYNPSETEFMKRGQAAGAHTKNGFEMLCIQAEEAWKIWNR is encoded by the coding sequence ATGCCTGCCTTCGGACTCATCGGCCTGACCCTGAAGCATTCTTTCTCTCAAACCTATTTCAGTCAGAAATTCGCAAACCTCGATTTATCCGACCACCGCTACGAGCTGTTTGAGCTGCCGGCCATTACGGCTCTGCCGGCCCTGCTGGCCCGCGAGCCGGAGCTACGGGGGCTCAACGTCACGATTCCATACAAAGAGCAGGTATGGCCGTTTCTCAACGAGGTGGCGCCTTCAGCGGCGCGAGTGGGGGCCGTCAACGTCATCGAATTTGCCGCCGAAGGCCGCCTGATTGGCCACAACACCGACTACATCGGCTTCCGGGACTCGCTGCGTGGGTTTCTGCCGCGGCCAGTGCCGCCGGGGCTGCGGGCGTTGGTGTTGGGCAGTGGTGGGGCATCCAAAGCCGTGGAGGTGGCTCTGCGCGAGTTGGGCATCAGCTACTGGGTGGTGTCCAGAAATCCTATGGGCAGCGGCCTCACGTATCAGGAGTTGACCCCCACCGTGCTGGCCGACCATCCGCTCATCATCAACACCACTCCGCTGGGCACCTACCCCGATACCGAACAGTGCCCCCCGCTCAACTACGCGGCCCTCACGCCCCGCCACTACCTCTACGACCTCATTTACAACCCCAGTGAAACCGAGTTCATGAAGCGCGGTCAGGCGGCAGGAGCACACACCAAAAACGGCTTCGAAATGCTGTGCATTCAGGCCGAGGAAGCCTGGAAAATCTGGAACCGGTAA
- a CDS encoding outer membrane beta-barrel family protein, translated as MKHALALLLSTLLAAPALAQTPAAPPTGNRPAGATPPVAAPRLALPETPKGAGRITGTVLDAATKKPVEFATVALLPATGERPLDGTAADERGRFVLKGLAAGAYRVQVSFLGYGVRVENVTVADGPVDLGSLLLTSTAQKLGEVTVTGERDVVETKPDRLVYNADRDLTNTGGTAADVLRKVPLISVDPDGNVELRGTSNVRVLINNKPSGIVAGSVADAMKQIPADQIKTVEVITTPGAKYDAEGTGGIINITLKKNNLEGTNGSVGVAAGTRSSNANASLNVRRGKIGLNSSASGFAFYSPNRNDLTRSVRDAQGTLVPSLRQEGDGFTIGGGGFGRLGFDYDPSKEHNFNLSVQGNLFRNQGDYDQFNQPAALPDFTRATDRAFRTQSYDASGSYTRTFEGQPKREWSVLGQHTRNRNTQRYDLDQFPGRATEGERTYREGSDNLSRNLETTLQTDYTHPFSETATLEAGAKGILRRVSSQYDVQIDPTGNSPLVRSAARSNTFDYDQDVLAAYATYGFSLSKKLTSRLGARLERTDITGRFTQGEASRFTQNYTNLLPNVSLSYQPGKPGQTVRLAYSRRIQRPQIFYLNPFINASDSLNISYGNPRLNPEFTDSYELNYTTFVKGVVLNGSVYTRRTGNAIETVRFVDEQGVQNQTFRNIGRNATYGASLFGSFKPVPLWDLSGNLNFYYVSLNSPALDVTSTAFRNSGLMYSININSSYKFAKTGDDTATPWRRGLSIQLNAGLNSPRIQLQGQQRAWAFYSMGLRKSLLQDKADLTLNADNFLQATRNLNTILETPQFTQESNNYIYLRGVRLAFNYRFGKVSTQAPKRRKGIQNDDAKQGEGGGQQ; from the coding sequence ATGAAACACGCACTAGCCCTGCTGCTGAGCACGCTGCTTGCCGCGCCGGCCCTGGCCCAGACGCCGGCCGCCCCTCCTACCGGCAACCGCCCGGCCGGTGCTACCCCACCCGTCGCCGCGCCGCGCCTGGCGTTGCCCGAAACGCCCAAAGGCGCGGGCCGCATTACGGGCACCGTGCTGGATGCCGCCACCAAAAAGCCCGTGGAGTTTGCCACCGTGGCCCTGCTGCCCGCCACCGGCGAACGGCCCCTGGACGGCACCGCCGCCGACGAGCGGGGCCGGTTTGTGCTGAAGGGCCTGGCGGCCGGCGCCTACCGGGTGCAGGTGAGCTTTCTGGGCTACGGCGTGCGGGTGGAGAACGTGACGGTGGCCGACGGCCCCGTGGATTTGGGCAGTCTGTTGCTGACGTCCACGGCCCAGAAGCTGGGCGAGGTGACCGTGACCGGCGAGCGGGACGTGGTGGAAACCAAGCCCGACCGCCTCGTGTACAACGCCGACCGCGACCTGACCAACACCGGCGGCACCGCTGCCGACGTGCTGCGCAAAGTGCCCCTGATTAGCGTGGACCCCGACGGCAACGTGGAGCTGCGCGGCACCTCCAACGTGCGGGTGCTCATCAACAACAAGCCCTCGGGCATCGTGGCCGGCTCGGTGGCCGATGCCATGAAGCAGATTCCGGCCGACCAGATTAAGACGGTGGAGGTGATTACCACGCCCGGCGCCAAGTACGACGCCGAAGGCACGGGCGGCATCATCAACATCACGCTCAAGAAAAACAACCTCGAAGGCACCAACGGCAGCGTGGGCGTGGCGGCCGGCACGCGCAGCTCCAACGCCAACGCCTCGCTGAACGTGCGGCGGGGCAAAATCGGGCTTAACAGCTCGGCCAGCGGCTTCGCCTTCTACAGCCCCAACCGCAACGACCTGACGCGCAGCGTGCGCGACGCGCAGGGCACGCTGGTGCCCTCGCTGCGGCAGGAAGGCGACGGTTTCACGATAGGCGGCGGCGGCTTCGGGCGGTTGGGCTTCGACTACGACCCCAGCAAGGAGCACAATTTCAACCTGAGCGTGCAGGGCAACCTGTTCCGCAACCAGGGCGACTACGACCAGTTCAACCAGCCGGCCGCGCTGCCCGACTTCACCCGCGCCACCGACCGCGCCTTCCGCACCCAGAGCTACGACGCCAGCGGCTCCTACACCCGCACCTTCGAGGGGCAGCCCAAGCGCGAGTGGAGCGTGCTGGGGCAGCACACCCGCAACCGCAACACCCAGCGCTACGACCTCGACCAGTTTCCGGGCCGGGCCACCGAGGGCGAGCGGACTTACCGGGAAGGCAGCGACAACCTGAGCCGCAACCTCGAAACCACGCTCCAGACCGACTACACACACCCGTTTTCGGAAACCGCCACCCTGGAAGCCGGGGCCAAGGGCATTCTGCGCCGCGTGAGCAGCCAGTACGATGTCCAGATTGACCCCACCGGCAACAGCCCGCTGGTGCGCAGCGCCGCCCGCTCCAACACCTTCGACTACGACCAGGACGTGCTGGCCGCCTACGCCACCTACGGCTTCAGCTTGAGCAAGAAGCTGACCTCCCGGCTGGGCGCCCGCCTGGAGCGCACCGACATTACGGGCCGCTTCACGCAGGGCGAAGCCAGCCGCTTCACACAAAACTACACCAATCTGCTGCCCAACGTGAGCCTAAGCTACCAGCCCGGCAAGCCCGGCCAGACGGTGCGGCTGGCATATTCGCGGCGCATCCAGCGGCCCCAGATTTTCTACCTCAACCCATTCATCAACGCCTCCGACTCGCTCAATATCAGCTACGGCAACCCGCGCCTCAATCCCGAATTCACGGACAGCTACGAGCTCAACTACACGACGTTCGTGAAGGGCGTGGTGCTCAACGGCTCGGTGTACACGCGGCGCACCGGCAACGCCATTGAAACGGTGCGGTTTGTGGATGAGCAGGGCGTGCAAAACCAGACGTTCCGCAACATCGGGCGCAATGCCACCTACGGGGCCAGCCTGTTCGGCTCGTTTAAGCCGGTGCCGCTCTGGGATTTGAGCGGCAACCTGAACTTCTACTACGTCTCGCTCAACAGTCCGGCCCTGGACGTAACCAGCACGGCCTTCCGCAACAGCGGCCTGATGTACAGCATCAATATCAACTCCAGCTACAAATTCGCCAAGACCGGCGACGACACCGCCACGCCGTGGCGGCGCGGCCTGAGCATTCAGCTCAACGCGGGTCTGAACTCACCGCGCATTCAGCTGCAGGGCCAGCAGCGGGCCTGGGCGTTCTACTCGATGGGCCTGCGCAAAAGCCTGCTCCAGGACAAAGCCGACCTCACCCTGAACGCCGACAACTTCCTGCAGGCCACCCGCAACCTGAACACCATCCTGGAAACGCCGCAGTTCACGCAGGAAAGCAACAACTACATCTACCTGCGCGGGGTGCGCCTGGCCTTCAACTACCGCTTCGGCAAAGTATCCACCCAGGCCCCCAAGCGCCGCAAAGGCATCCAGAACGACGACGCCAAACAAGGCGAAGGCGGCGGCCAGCAGTAG
- the wrbA gene encoding NAD(P)H:quinone oxidoreductase: MKTLILFYSTYGHVFKLAEAIAEGAREVEGNEVVIKQVPETLPKELLDQIGATEAQKAFAHIEVATPEELADYDAILVGVPTRYGNMCGQMQAFWDSTGGLWAKGALVGKVGGAFVSTATQHGGQETTIRAVHTMQLHHGFVLVGLPYAWQGQMGHHEVTGGTPYGASTVAGGQGERQPSGNELEGARYQGRHTAEIAKKLSVK; encoded by the coding sequence ATGAAAACCCTAATTCTGTTCTACTCCACGTATGGCCACGTGTTCAAGCTCGCCGAAGCCATAGCCGAAGGTGCCCGCGAAGTGGAAGGTAACGAAGTAGTCATCAAGCAGGTGCCGGAAACGCTGCCGAAAGAACTGCTGGACCAGATTGGGGCCACCGAGGCGCAGAAGGCCTTTGCCCATATCGAAGTAGCTACTCCCGAGGAACTGGCCGACTATGACGCCATTCTGGTGGGCGTACCCACGCGCTATGGCAACATGTGCGGCCAGATGCAGGCCTTCTGGGATTCTACGGGCGGACTTTGGGCCAAAGGAGCGCTGGTAGGCAAAGTGGGCGGCGCCTTCGTGAGCACCGCTACCCAGCACGGAGGCCAGGAAACCACCATCCGGGCGGTGCATACCATGCAGCTGCACCACGGCTTTGTGCTGGTAGGGCTGCCCTACGCGTGGCAGGGCCAGATGGGCCACCATGAAGTGACGGGCGGCACGCCGTATGGCGCCAGCACTGTGGCCGGTGGCCAGGGCGAGCGGCAGCCCAGCGGCAACGAGTTGGAAGGTGCCCGCTACCAGGGCCGCCACACCGCCGAAATTGCCAAAAAGCTGAGCGTGAAATAA
- a CDS encoding RNA polymerase sigma factor, with product MRPLIPPAQLSEAELLDGCLAGSRLMQKYLYERFAGRMMAVCLRYAQTTFEAEDVLQEGFITVFKNLSSFRRECPLEFWIRRIMVNAALRQHRRNAPLVAVSDGDYPEELAGEEFTLSNYGFEDLLAMVQELAPRYRMVFNLFAIEGYGHKEIGEMLGISEGTSKSQYSRARAILKSKVERLDAQSKNGTFRS from the coding sequence GTGCGCCCACTTATCCCGCCTGCCCAACTCAGCGAGGCTGAGCTGCTCGACGGCTGCCTGGCTGGCAGCCGGCTGATGCAGAAGTACCTCTACGAGCGATTCGCGGGCCGCATGATGGCCGTGTGCCTGCGCTACGCCCAGACCACGTTCGAGGCCGAGGACGTGCTGCAGGAAGGATTCATTACGGTATTCAAGAACCTGAGCAGCTTCCGCCGCGAGTGCCCGCTAGAGTTCTGGATCCGCCGCATTATGGTGAATGCCGCGCTGCGCCAGCACCGCCGCAACGCCCCGCTGGTAGCCGTCAGCGACGGCGACTACCCCGAGGAGCTGGCCGGCGAGGAGTTCACCCTCTCCAACTACGGGTTCGAAGACCTGCTGGCCATGGTGCAAGAGCTGGCCCCCCGCTACCGGATGGTGTTCAACCTGTTTGCCATCGAGGGCTACGGCCACAAGGAAATCGGCGAGATGCTGGGTATTTCCGAAGGCACCAGCAAGTCGCAGTACTCCCGCGCCCGGGCAATTTTGAAGTCTAAAGTCGAGCGTCTTGACGCGCAATCCAAGAATGGCACTTTCCGATCCTAA
- a CDS encoding outer membrane beta-barrel protein, which translates to MALSDPNHTPDPRPTGDLEHLFRQKFAEAEVTPRASLWEQLDHELLVQQNDTYRRRLLGYRWAAAASLLLLAGGGTWLTLQPNAPGVASAPASAASDLRNSGTPAGTAGASRSYEAGSYGLQPSLAGVAANSFRQPTADPGAAPATGAASATDYTLASASAAPQAAPAADRASTYLPASFGQRFGLYEGRQPAATLSGSSLMQEAGYTVVVGTAPWSAGRNIESVLSRAAGFGNTTATGFGRPDMLTSMAAAPAASSILLAAAAPRKQVSPAQQLEEEQPAPARRRRWKLSAGYAASAFNPNIDYSRASAISASNSVSFSPATFQVQAYEMAASEYRSTLQSGLGQQVAVLASYPLNNNWTVETGLAAGQQEATAASSWAFLDGKSTLASTLTADRNQSGAVRPNADLSLRNVRYRYQTASVPVNVRYATNSKKGWALYAKVGAAVNVLLKSRTELEGVPEATTTYTLASTNSPYRKVMGSVQSGAGVRYQPANATWRLALGPKVEAGLNSLNDRPTGSFTRRSRPYSVGLEASVEFGNTTSTAVARR; encoded by the coding sequence ATGGCACTTTCCGATCCTAACCACACCCCCGACCCACGCCCCACCGGCGACCTGGAGCACCTGTTCCGGCAGAAGTTTGCCGAGGCGGAGGTGACTCCGCGGGCCAGCCTCTGGGAGCAGCTCGACCACGAGCTGCTGGTGCAGCAGAATGATACCTACCGCCGCCGGCTGCTGGGTTACCGCTGGGCCGCGGCGGCCTCGCTGCTGCTGCTGGCTGGCGGTGGCACCTGGCTGACGCTGCAACCGAATGCTCCCGGCGTGGCTTCTGCTCCCGCCTCGGCGGCTTCCGACCTCCGCAACAGCGGCACCCCGGCTGGCACAGCCGGTGCCAGCCGTTCGTACGAGGCCGGCAGCTATGGTTTGCAGCCCAGTCTGGCTGGCGTGGCCGCCAACAGCTTCCGTCAGCCCACCGCCGACCCGGGTGCCGCCCCGGCCACTGGCGCCGCGTCGGCCACCGATTATACGCTGGCCAGCGCGTCGGCCGCTCCGCAGGCTGCCCCGGCAGCCGACCGTGCCAGCACCTACCTGCCTGCCTCCTTCGGGCAGCGTTTCGGGCTGTATGAGGGTCGGCAGCCCGCTGCCACCCTTTCGGGCTCCTCGCTGATGCAGGAAGCGGGCTACACGGTGGTTGTGGGTACTGCGCCCTGGTCGGCGGGGCGCAACATCGAGTCGGTACTGAGCCGGGCGGCGGGCTTTGGCAACACTACCGCCACTGGCTTCGGCCGCCCCGATATGCTGACTTCCATGGCCGCGGCGCCGGCGGCTTCCAGCATACTGCTGGCTGCCGCTGCACCCCGAAAGCAGGTTTCGCCGGCCCAGCAGCTAGAAGAAGAGCAGCCCGCGCCGGCCCGGCGGCGGCGCTGGAAGCTGAGTGCCGGCTATGCCGCTTCGGCCTTCAACCCCAACATCGACTATTCGCGGGCTTCCGCCATCAGTGCGTCTAATTCTGTAAGCTTTAGCCCGGCTACCTTCCAGGTGCAGGCCTACGAAATGGCGGCTTCTGAGTACCGCTCCACGCTGCAGTCTGGCCTAGGGCAGCAGGTGGCCGTGCTGGCCAGCTACCCGCTCAACAACAATTGGACCGTGGAAACCGGCCTGGCGGCTGGGCAGCAGGAGGCAACGGCGGCCAGCTCGTGGGCATTTCTGGACGGCAAATCCACGCTGGCCTCTACGCTCACCGCCGACCGTAACCAGAGCGGCGCCGTGCGGCCCAACGCCGACTTGTCGTTGCGCAACGTGCGCTACCGCTACCAGACGGCCAGCGTGCCGGTGAATGTGCGCTACGCCACCAACTCGAAAAAAGGTTGGGCACTGTACGCCAAAGTAGGGGCCGCCGTGAACGTGCTGCTGAAGTCCCGCACCGAGCTGGAGGGCGTGCCCGAAGCTACCACCACCTACACGCTGGCGTCCACCAACTCGCCTTACCGCAAGGTCATGGGCTCGGTGCAGAGCGGTGCCGGTGTCCGGTATCAGCCCGCCAACGCCACCTGGCGGCTGGCCCTGGGCCCGAAAGTGGAAGCCGGCCTCAACAGCCTGAATGACCGCCCAACCGGCAGCTTCACGCGCCGCAGCCGCCCGTATTCAGTGGGTCTGGAAGCCAGCGTGGAGTTCGGCAACACTACCTCTACAGCAGTTGCCCGCCGCTAA